A region of Argentina anserina chromosome 5, drPotAnse1.1, whole genome shotgun sequence DNA encodes the following proteins:
- the LOC126796145 gene encoding E3 ubiquitin-protein ligase UPL2-like: MTTGRSSLPSRIRQLLSADGALGPSVKLDSEPSPKIKAFINKVIQCPLQDIAIPLSGFRWEYSKGNFNHWRPLFLHFDTYFKTYLSGRNDLLLSDKILEDDTPFPKLAVLQILRVMQTILENCHNKSSFDGLEHFKLLLASTDPEVLIATLETLSALVKIYPSKMHVSGKMIGCGPVNGYLLSLAQGWGSKEEGLGLFSCVMANETAPDDGLNLFPSEVENDSEKCQHRIGSTLYFELHGNAQNTEESSDNVNNTSNLGVINMPDLHMREEDDLKLMKQCIEDFRVPPEIRFSLLTRIRYAHAFRSPKICRLYSRICLLAFIVLVQSSDAHEEVVSFFANEPEYTNELIRIVRSEELVSGTIRTHAMLALGAQLAAYSASHERARILSGSSISFAGGNRMILLNVLQRAVLSLKTSNDPTSLAFVEALLQFYLLHVVSSSTTGSNIRGSGMVPTFLPLLEDSDPLHLHLVCFAVKTLQKLMDYSSSAVSLFKELGGVELLAQRLQIEVHRVIGLAGDNDNSMVIGESSRCNEEQLYSQKRLIKASLKALGSASYGTGNSTRFQHPHDSSLPETLSLIFGNVVKFGGDIYHSAVTVLSETIHKDPTCYSALHDMGLPDAFINSVIAGVLPSAKALQCVPNGLGAICLNAKGLEAVKEKLALRFLVDIFTSKKYVVAMNGAIVHLTNAVEELLRHVSSLRSIGVDIMIEIVEKITSFTDNNITGLAGKASGSGSAAMEMDSEDKEQPLVGAVDSAADGISNDQFIQLSIFHLMVLVHRTMENAEICRLFVEKSGIDALLKLLLQPTVVQSSDGMSIALHSTMVFKDFTQNHSAALARAFCSSLRSHLKKALLEFGAVSGSFLLEPKMTSDGEIFPSLFLVEFLLFIAASKENRWVTALLTELGNDSKDVLEDIGRVHREVLWQIALVEDTKSEMEDENAGSATESQQSEMNASDSEDQRFNSFRQLLDPLMRRRQSGWSIESQFLDLINLYRDLGRATSSQRTNSQSPSNLRIGSSHHSGSSDAGRREYDQRSSYYTSCCDMVRSLSFHISHLFQELGKVMYQPSRRRDDTVSVSPAAKSVASTFASIALDHMGRGHASSSGSEVSISAKCRYFGKVIDFIDVSLLERPDSCNSVFLNCLYGHGVIQSVLTTFEATSQLLFTVNRAPASPMETDDGNSKQDEREDSDHSWIYGPLASYGKLMDHLVTSSFILSPFTKQLLAQPLANGTIHFPRDAETFVKVLQSMVLKAVLPVWTHPQFIDCSYDFITTVISIIRHIYSGVEVKNVTSSSSARIAGPPPNETTISTIVEMGFSRSRAEEALRQVGSNSVELAMEWLFSHPEEVQEDDELARALAMSLGNSESDTKEAGAMETAPEEEKVQLPPVEELLATCTKLLQMKEPLAFPVRDLLVMICSQNDGQCRPNIITFIVDHVKEASLNSDSGNSALLSALFHVLALILHEDAVAREIASKNGFVKIVSDLLSQWDSGSMGIAKREVPKWVTTAFLAIDRLSQVDQKLNSEIAEQLKKDAVSSQQTSITIDEDKQNKLQSALGPSSKHIDIEEQKKLIEIACSCIRNQLPSGTMHAVLQLCSTLTKTHTVAVSFLDAGGLSLLLSLPTSSLFSGFDNIAATIIRHVLEDPQTLQQAMEFEIRHYLMTAANRHSNGRVSPRNFLASLSSAISRDPVIFMRAAQSICQVEMVGERPCIVLLKDRDKDKTKEKEKEKDKSLDKEKTQISDGKTALGNTNPVSSGNAQGKVHDSNSKSGKAHRKYPPSFVSVIELLLDSVCTYVPPSKDNLVVDVLLDTPSSTDMDIDVAAGKGKGKAVAPFSENGEAGTQEASASLAKVVFILKLLTEILAMYASSAHVLLRKDAEISSCRTHNNKGSTAVCTGGIFHHVLHKFTPYSRSAKKEKKTDGDWKHKLASRASQFLVASCVRSSEARKRIFTEISFIFNDFVDSCNGFRPPESDIQAFADLLNDVLAARSPTGSYISAEASATFIDVGLVGSLTRTLQVLDLDHADSPKVVTGLIKALELVTKEHVHLADSNAGKSDSSTKPPDQSGRTDNTNGGSQSVETTSQSHHNSTPAGQTGSFTNVQLYGGSEAVTDDMEHDQDLGGGFAATNEDEYMHEISEDTRGLENGIDTMGIRFEIQPHEQENLEDDDEDDEDMSEDDGDEVDDDEDEDEDDEEHNDLEDEVHHLPHPDTDQDDHEIDDDEFDEEVLEEDEEDEEDEEDGVILRLEEGINGINVFDHIEVFGREHGFPNEALHVMPVEVFGSRRQGRTTSIYSLLGRTGESAAPSRHPLLVGPLSLHSAASRQSDNSRDGIVPDRNSEITSSRLDSIFRSLRNGRHGHRLNLWMDDNQQGGGSNAGVVPQGLEELLVSQLRRPTPEKTSEENTTPVDSQNKEVVELQDSDAGVRPEMPVENDINNESSNVPPPGTMVNSDNTDLAPPAASESLQAMDMSGTHPQSVEMQFEHTDAAVRDVEAVSQESGGSGATLGESLRSLDVEIGSADGHDDGADRQGSSERMPLGDSQATRVRRTNISFGNSASVSARDVSLHSVTEVSENSSREADQEGPAAEQQLSSDAGSGAIDPAFLDALPEELRAEVLSAQQGQVAPQSAAEPQNAGDIDPEFLAALPPDIRAEVLAQQQAQRVHQSQELEGQPVEMDTVSIIATFPSELREEVLLTSSDAILANLTPALVAEANMLRERFANRYNRSLFGMYPRNRRGETSRSGIGSSLDRISGGLASRRPIGAKVVEAEGAPLVNDEALHAIIRVLRVFQPMYKGQLQKLLLNLCAHVESRNSVVRILMGILMLDATKPGNHSSDIETSYRLYGCQGNVMYSRASAKDGVPPLLSRRVLETLTYLARHHPNVAKILLHLRLPHSAPQERENNDRGRGKAVMVVEENCLNISHNQEGYLSIALLLSLLNQPLYLMRSIAHLEQLLNLLDVIIDNAERKLPEKSGVAIAEQPSAPQVSTSDAEMNTELVGTSVDGGTQSKVVDSSKPSTSGADDECHTESVLLNLPQAELRLLCSLLAREGLSDNAYALVAEVMKKLVAIVPTHSNLFITELADAVRNLTRSAMDELHKFGEAVKELLSTKSSDGAAILRVLQALSSLVASLIEKEKDPQILKDKEHTTLSQVWEINAALEPLWLELSSCISKIESYSESTLDVLTSYRASTSKPSGVIPPLPAGTQNILPYIESFFVVCEKLHPGQPGPGNDFSVAAVSEVDDASTSASLQKTSTPIVKVDEKHVAFMKFSEKHRKLLNAFIRQNPGLLEKSFSLMLKVPRFIDFDNKRAHFRSKIKHQHDHHHNPLRISVRRAYILEDSYNQLRMRSTQDLKGRLTVHFQGEEGIDAGGLTREWYQLLSRVIFDKGALLFTTVGNESTFQPNPNSVYQTEHLSYFKFVGRVVGKALFDGQLLDVHFTRSFYKHILGAKVTYHDIEAIDPDYFKNLKWMLENDISDVLDLTFSIDADEEKLILYERTEVTDYELIPGGQNIKVTEENKHQYVDLVAEHRLTTAIRPQINAFLEGFSELIPRELISIFNDKELELLISGLPDIDLDDMRANTEYSGYSPGSPVIQWFWEVVQALSKEDKARLLQFVTGTSKVPLEGFSALQGISGSQKFQIHKAYGSPDHLPSAHTCFNQLDLPEYPSKQHLEERLLLAIHEANEGFGFG; encoded by the exons ATGACTACTGGAAGATCAAGCTTGCCGTCGCGGATTCGGCAGCTTCTGTCCGCCGACGGTGCTCTCGGCCCGTCCGTCAAACTCGACTCCGAGCCG TCTCCTAAGATCAAAGCTTTTATTAATAAGGTGATACAGTGTCCGTTACAAGATATAGCTATTCCTCTTTCCGGTTTCCGCTGGGAGTACAGTAAG GGTAATTTCAACCATTGGAGGCcgctttttcttcatttcgaTACATATTTCAAGACATACTTGTCTGGTAGAAATGACCTACTCTTGTCTGATAAAATCTTAGAAGATGATACTCCCTTCCCAAAACTTGCAGTACTACAAATTTTGAGAGTGATGCAAACAATTTTAGAGAATTGCCATAACAAGAGTTCTTTTGATGGTTTAGAG cATTTCAAGCTGCTACTTGCATCAACAGATCCAGAGGTTCTTATAGCAACACTCGAAACACTTTCTGCGCTTGTGAAAATATATCCCTCTAAGATGCATGTTAGTGGGAAGATGATCGGCTGTGGTCCTGTGAACGGCTATCTCCTGTCTCTTGCACAGGGTTGGGGAAGCAAAGAAGAAGGGTTGGGTCTTTTTTCATGTGTCATGGCAAATGAGACTGCCCCAGATGACGGGCTGAATTTGTTCCCTTCTGAAGTAGAAAATGATTCTGAAAAATGTCAGCACCGAATAGGTTCTACCCTTTATTTTGAATTGCATGGGAATGCCCAAAATACAGAGGAGAGCAGTGATAATGTAAATAATACTTCCAATTTGGGGGTTATAAACATGCCAGATCTGCATATGCGGGAGGAAGATGATTTAAAGTTGATGAAACAGTGTATAGAGGACTTCAGGGTACCTCCTGAGATTCGGTTCTCGCTCCTGACAAGAATCAGATATGCTCATGCCTTCCGTTCACCAAAAATCTGCAGGTTGTACAGCAGGATTTGCCTTCTTGCATTTATTGTTCTTGTTCAATCTAGTGATGCGCATGAAGAGGTTGTATCCTTCTTTGCTAATGAGCCAGAGTACACTAATGAATTGATTAGAATTGTGCGCTCAGAAGAATTAGTATCTGGAACCATCAGAACACATGCAATGCTTGCCTTGGGAGCTCAATTAGCTGCATATTCTGCATCTCATGAGCGGGCGCGAATTTTGAGCGGATCTAGTATCAGTTTTGCTGGAGGGAATCGTATGATACTTTTGAATGTACTCCAGAGAGCTGTTCTATCACTTAAAACCTCCAATGATCCAACTTCTCTGGCTTTTGTTGAAGCTCTGCTTCAGTTCTATTTACTCCATGTGGTATCATCGTCCACTACAGGGAGTAATATAAGAGGGTCAGGCATGGTTCCAACATTTTTGCCTCTTTTGGAGGATTCTGATCCCTTGCATTTGCATTTAGTCTGTTTTGCAGTGAAAACTCTGCAAAAGCTCATGGACTACAGTAGTTCAGCTGTGTCTCTATTTAAAGAGTTAGGGGGAGTTGAACTGTTGGCTCAGAGGCTACAGATAGAGGTACATAGGGTGATAGGTTTGGCTGGTGATAATGATAATTCAATGGTCATTGGTGAGAGCTCCAGATGTAATGAAGAGCAGTTGTACTCCCAGAAGAGGCTCATCAAAGCTTCGTTGAAGGCACTTGGGTCTGCTTCATATGGTACTGGTAATTCTACCAGATTTCAGCATCCTCATGACAGTTCTTTACCTGAAACTCTTTCTTTGATATTTGGGAATGTTGTGAAATTTGGAGGTGACATTTATCACTCAGCTGTGACCGTTCTGagtgaaacgatacacaaagACCCAACTTGTTATTCTGCTTTGCATGATATGGGTCTTCCAGATGCTTTCATAAATTCGGTCATTGCTGGGGTTCTTCCATCTGCGAAGGCACTCCAGTGTGTGCCTAATGGTCTCGGTGCAATTTGTCTCAACGCCAAAGGCTTGGAGGCTGTGAAGGAAAAGTTGGCCTTACGGTTTCTTGTTGACATTTTCACCAGCAAGAAGTATGTAGTAGCAATGAATGGAGCTATTGTCCATTTAACAAATGCTGTTGAAGAGCTTTTGCGCCATGTATCTTCCCTAAGAAGTATTGGTGTTGATATTATGATTGAAATTGTTGAAAAAATTACTTCCTTCACCGATAACAACATTACAGGGCTAGCAGGAAAGGCTAGTGGGAGTGGGAGTGCTGCTATGGAAATGGATTCTGAAGACAAGGAACAGCCTCTAGTGGGTGCAGTAGATTCTGCTGCAGATGGTATTAGTAATGATCAGTTCATTCAATTATCCATTTTCCATTTGATGGTATTGGTTCACAGAACAATGGAGAATGCTGAAATATGTCGTTTATTTGTTGAAAAATCTGGGATTGATGCGTTACTGAAGCTTTTGTTGCAACCGACTGTTGTACAATCATCTGATGGAATGTCTATTGCTCTGCATAGTACGATGGTTTTTAAGGATTTCACTCAAAATCACTCTGCTGCACTTGCCCGTGCATTTTGCTCTTCCCTGAGGAGCCACCTAAAGAAAGCTTTGTTGGAATTTGGTGCGGTTTCAGGGTCTTTCTTACTGGAACCTAAGATGACTTCAGATGGTGAGATCTTTCCTTCACTGTTTCTTGTTGAGTTCCTTCTGTTTATTGCTGCCTCAAAGGAAAACCGCTGGGTAACTGCATTGCTTACTGAACTTGGAAATGATAGCAAGGATGTTCTGGAAGATATTGGGCGTGTCCATCGGGAAGTTCTATGGCAGATTGCTCTTGTAGAAGATACTAAGTCTGAAATGGAGGATGAAAATGCTGGTTCTGCCACCGAGTCTCAACAGTCAGAAATGAATGCAAGTGATTCTGAAGACCAAAGGTTCAACTCTTTTAGGCAGTTACTTGATCCATTGATGAGAAGAAGGCAATCTGGATGGAGCATTGAATCACAATTTCTTGATCTTATTAACCTGTATCGTGATCTTGGTCGTGCTACTAGTTCTCAAAGAACAAATTCCCAAAGTCCTTCGAATCTGCGGATTGGATCTAGTCATCATTCTGGTTCTTCAGATGCTGGTAGAAGGGAGTATGACCAGCGGAGCTCCTATTATACCTCTTGCTGTGACATGGTAAGATCACTTTCTTTTCACATTAGTCATTTGTTTCAAGAGCTGGGAAAGGTCATGTACCAACCTTCTCGTCGACGAGATGATACTGTTAGTGTTTCACCTGCTGCAAAATCCGTGGCTTCTACTTTTGCATCTATTGCATTGGATCACATGGGTAGGGGACATGCAAGTTCTTCTGGATCTGAGGTGTCTATATCGGCGAAATGCCGTTACTTTGGTAAAGTTATTGATTTCATTGATGTCAGTCTACTGGAGAGACCAGATTCATGTAACTCTGTTTTCCTCAATTGCTTGTATGGACATGGAGTCATCCAGTCAGTTTTGACGACATTTGAAGCTACCAGTCAATTGCTCTTCACAGTAAATAGGGCTCCTGCGTCTCCCATGGAAACTGATGATGGGAACTCAAAGCAGGATGAAAGAGAAGATAGTGACCATTCATGGATTTATGGTCCGTTAGCTAGCTATGGCAAACTCATGGACCACCTCGTAACATCATCTTTCATACTATCTCCTTTTACAAAACAGTTGCTTGCACAGCCACTCGCAAATGGAACAATTCATTTTCCACGTGATGCCGAGACTTTTGTTAAGGTCCTCCAATCCATGGTGCTGAAGGCAGTGCTGCCTGTCTGGACTCATCCTCAATTCATTGACTgtagttatgattttattactACAGTTATCTCTATAATTAGGCACATATACTCTGGGGTTGAAGTAAAGAATGTCACTAGCAGTTCCAGTGCCCGTATCGCTGGTCCCCCTCCTAATGAGACAACTATATCGACGATTGTAGAGATGGGTTTCTCCAGGTCTAGGGCAGAAGAAGCTTTGAGGCAGGTTGGATCTAACAGTGTGGAGTTGGCTATGGAGTGGTTGTTCTCACATCCTGAGGAAGTTCAAGAAGACGATGAACTTGCTCGTGCACTTGCCATGTCTTTGGGTAACTCAGAGTCTGACACTAAGGAAGCTGGTGCAATGGAAACTGCgccagaagaagaaaaggtcCAACTTCCTCCTGTTGAAGAATTATTGGCTACATGCACAAAGCTTTTGCAGATGAAGGAACCTCTAGCTTTTCCAGTGCGAGACCTGCTTGTGATGATATGCTCCCAAAATGATGGTCAATGTAGGCCTAATATCATAACATTCATTGTCGATCATGTCAAAGAAGCGAGTTTGAATTCTGACAGTGGAAACAGTGCTTTGCTCTCTGCTCTTTTCCATGTTCTTGCTTTAATACTTCATGAAGATGCAGTTGCAAGAGAAATAGCTTCAAAGAATGGATTTGTGAAAATAGTTTCAGATCTACTTTCACAATGGGACTCTGGTTCAATGGGCATAGCAAAACGAGAAGTGCCCAAGTGGGTAACAACAGCATTTCTTGCTATAGACCGGCTGTCGCAGGTGGATCAAAAACTGAATTCTGAAATTGCTGAGCAGTTAAAGAAAGATGCTGTTAGTAGCCAGCAAACATCTATTACGATTGATGAAGACAAGCAAAATAAGTTGCAGTCTGCATTGGGACCATCTTCAAAACACATAGATATTGAGGAGCAGAAGAAGCTTATTGAGATTGCTTGTTCCTGTATCAGGAATCAGCTTCCTTCTGGAACAATGCATGCAGTTCTTCAGCTGTGCTCGACCCTTACCAAAACACATACAGTTGCTGTTAGTTTTCTTGATGCTGGGGGTTTAAGTTTGCTACTCTCATTGCCAACAAGTAGTCTGTTTTCTGGTTTTGACAATATTGCTGCTACTATTATCCGTCATGTTCTTGAGGATCCTCAAACCCTTCAGCAGGCAATGGAATTCGAAATAAGGCACTACCTCATGACTGCTGCCAACAGACATTCAAATGGAAGGGTTTCTCCCCGCAACTTTCTAGCAAGTTTGAGCTCTGCCATTTCCAGGGATCCAGTGATATTTATGCGTGCTGCTCAGTCTATTTGTCAAGTGGAGATGGTTGGTGAGAGGCCTTGCATTGTTTTGTTGAAAGATCGTGACAAagataaaaccaaagaaaaagaaaaagagaaggacAAATCATTGGACAAGGAGAAAACACAGATCTCAGATGGGAAAACTGCTCTAGGTAACACAAATCCAGTATCTTCTGGGAATGCACAAGGCAAGGTTCATGATTCAAACTCAAAGAGTGGTAAAGCTCATCGGAAATATCCCCCGAGTTTTGTGAGTGTGATTGAGCTTCTTCTAGATTCTGTCTGTACTTATGTACCTCCTTCAAAAGATAATCTTGTTGTTGATGTGCTGCTTGATACCCCATCATCAACtgacatggacattgatgtTGCTGCTggcaaaggaaaaggaaaagctGTTGCTCCTTTCTCTGAAAATGGTGAAGCTGGTACCCAAGAAGCTTCAGCATCTCTTGCAAAGGTTGTATTTATTTTGAAGCTTCTGACAGAGATTCTAGCAATGTATGCTTCATCCGCTCATGTTCTACTTCGGAAAGATGCCGAAATAAGTAGTTGCAGGACTCATAATAATAAGGGTTCTACTGCTGTATGCACCGGTGGAATATTTCACCATGTTCTTCACAAGTTCACTCCATATTCACGGAGTGCcaagaaggaaaagaaaacagaTGGTGATTGGAAGCACAAGTTAGCAAGCAGGGCTAGCCAGTTCTTGGTTGCATCATGTGTTCGTTCTTCTGAGGCAAGGAAAAGGATTTTTACGGAGATCAGCTTTATTTTCAATGATTTTGTAGACTCGTGTAATGGCTTTCGGCCACCTGAAAGTGACATACAAGCTTTTGCTGATCTGCTTAATGATGTTCTGGCGGCTCGTTCTCCTACTGGCTCATACATCTCCGCCGAAGCATCTGCTACTTTTATAGATGTTGGTCTGGTTGGATCATTGACTCGGACCCTCCAAGTGCTGGACCTGGATCATGCTGACTCACCTAAAGTTGTTACAGGTCTGATCAAAGCTTTAGAATTGGTAACCAAGGAACATGTGCACTTGGCTGATTCGAATGCTGGTAAGAGCGACAGTTCTACCAAACCTCCTGATCAATCTGGCAGGACAGATAATACTAATGGTGGATCCCAGTCCGTGGAGACAACATCCCAATCTCATCACAATTCTACTCCAGCTGGGCAAACTGGGTCTTTTACTAATGTTCAATTATATGGTGGCTCTGAGGCTGTCACAGATGATATGGAACATGACCAAGATCTTGGAGGAGGTTTTGCTGCCACTAATGAAGATGAGTATatgcatgaaatttcagaggaCACTCGCGGTTTGGAAAATGGCATTGATACTATGGGTATACGGTTTGAAATTCAGCCTCATGAGCAAGAAAATCtggaggatgatgatgaagatgatgaagatatgTCTGAGGATGATGGAGATGAAgtggatgatgatgaagatgaagatgaagatgatgaggaGCACAATGATCTGGAAGATGAAGTCCATCACTTGCCACATCCTGACACTGAtcaagatgatcatgaaattgatgatgatgaattcGATGAAGAAGTGTTAGAGGAGGATGAAGAGGATGAAGAGGATGAGGAGGATGGAGTTATACTGAGGCTGGAGGAAGGCATAAATGGGATTAATGTTTTTGACCATATTGAGGTTTTTGGAAGAGAGCATGGTTTCCCTAACGAAGCACTTCATGTCATGCCAGTAGAAGTTTTTGGTTCTAGACGTCAAGGGCGCACTACTTCTATTTACAGTCTCTTGGGGAGAACAGGTGAGAGTGCAGCTCCCTCAAGGCATCCGCTTTTGGTTGGACCTTTGTCTCTGCATTCAGCTGCTTCCAGGCAATCCG ATAATTCTCGTGATGGGATCGTGCCAGATAGGAACTCAGAGATCACCTCATCAAGATTGGACAGTATTTTTCGATCACTGAGGAATGGGCGCCATGGACACCGTCTGAACTTGTGGATGGATGATAACCAACAAGGTGGTGGATCAAATGCCGGTGTTGTACCCCAAGGACTTGAGGAGTTGCTTGTTTCCCAGTTGAGGCGACCAACACCTGAAAAGACATCTGAAGAGAATACAACACCTGTAGATTCTCAGAATAAAGAAGTAGTTGAGTTACAAGATTCGGATGCAGGTGTAAGGCCTGAAATGCCTGTTGAAAACGATATTAATAACGAAAGTTCTAATGTGCCCCCTCCCGGCACAATGGTCAACTCTGACAATACTGATTTGGCACCACCAGCAGCAAGTGAATCTTTACAAGCAATGGACATGTCTGGCACACATCCGCAGTCTGTTGAGATGCAATTCGAACACACCGATGCAGCCGTGCGGGATGTAGAAGCTGTGAGCCAAGAAAGTGGTGGAAGTGGAGCAACTTTAGGGGAGAGCCTTCGTAGCCTTGATGTTGAAATCGGGAGTGCTGATGGTCATGATGATGGTGCAGATAGGCAAGGCTCCTCAGAAAGAATGCCACTTGGTGATTCTCAGGCGACTCGAGTGAGGAGAACGAACATATCCTTTGGGAATTCAGCATCTGTAAGTGCAAGAGATGTTTCACTGCATAGTGTAACTGAGGTATCAGAAAACTCTAGCCGGGAAGCAGATCAGGAAGGCCCGGCAGCAGAACAGCAACTTAGTAGTGATGCTGGTTCTGGAGCAATTGATCCTGCTTTCTTGGATGCTCTTCCTGAGGAGCTGCGAGCTGAAGTCCTCTCGGCACAACAGGGTCAAGTAGCCCCACAGTCAGCTGCTGAGCCACAAAATGCTGGTGATATTGATCCAGAATTCCTTGCTGCCCTTCCCCCAGATATCAGGGCTGAAGTTTTAGCTCAACAGCAAGCCCAAAGGGTACATCAGTCTCAGGAACTGGAAGGTCAACCAGTTGAAATGGACACTGTTTCAATAATTGCAACCTTCCCCTCCGAATTGCGAGAAGAG GTTCTGTTAACTTCATCTGATGCTATACTTGCCAATCTTACACCGGCTCTAGTCGCAGAGGCAAACATGTTGCGTGAACGATTTGCCAATCGTTATAATCGTAGCCTATTCGGTATGTATCCTAGAAATCGTAGGGGTGAGACGTCAAGATCTGGCATTGGATCCAGCCTGGATAGAATCAGTGGAGGCCTTGCCTCACGTAGGCCTATCGGTGCTAAGGTAGTTGAAGCTGAAGGAGCTCCTTTAGTCAATGATGAAGCTCTGCATGCCATCATTCGAGTGCTTCGTGTGTTTCAG CCTATGTATAAGGGTCAGCTGCAGAAGCTTCTGTTGAATTTATGTGCTCACGTTGAAAGCAGAAATTCTGTTGTAAGAATTCTTATGGGCATACTTATGCTTGATGCAACTAAGCCTGGTAATCACTCGAGTGATATCGAAACATCATATCGGCTCTATGGTTGCCAGGGAAATGTGATGTATTCACGTGCCTCAGCTAAAGATG GAGTTCCACCACTGTTGTCTCGCCGCGTTCTGGAAACTCTGACGTATTTAGCTCGGCATCATCCGAATGTGGCAAAGATTTTGCTTCATTTAAGGTTGCCTCATTCTGCTCCTCAAGAAAGAGAGAATAATGACAGGGGTCGTGGAAAAGCTGTGATGGTTGTGGAGGAGAACTGTCTAAATATTAGTCACAATCAGGAAGGATATCTGTCCATAGCCTTGCTTTTGAGCCTCTTGAATCAGCCGCTTTATTTGATGAGAAGTATTGCTCATTTGGAACAG CTACTTAACTTATTGGATGTTATCATTGATAATGCTGAAAGAAAGTTACCTGAAAAATCTGGGGTTGCTATTGCTGAACAACCCTCTGCTCCTCAAGTTTCAACTTCTGACGCTGAGATGAACACAGAGTTGGTTGGCACGTCTGTAGATGGTGGAACGCAAAGTAAGGTTGTTGATTCTTCCAAACCCTCCACTTCTGGTGCAGATGACGAATGCCATACTGAAAGTGTTCTGCTGAACCTGCCACAAGCCGAGCTTCGCCTTCTATGTTCATTGCTTGCACGAGAAGG CCTTTCAGATAATGCATATGCTCTTGTGGCCGAGGTGATGAAGAAGCTGGTGGCAATTGTTCCTACCCATTCCAATCTGTTTATTACTGAGCTAGCAGATGCTGTTAGAAATTTGACTAGATCTGCCATGGATGAGCTGCACAAGTTTGGTGAAGCAGTTAAAGAGCTTCTAAGTACCAAGTCTTCTGATGGAGCTGCtattttaagagttttgcaagcacTAAGCTCCCTTGTTGCCTCACTGattgagaaggagaaggatcCACAGATTCTCAAAGACAAGGAACACACTACTCTTTCTCAGGTTTGGGAAATCAATGCAGCATTGGAGCCTTTGTGGCTTGAGCTAAGCAGTTGCATAAGTAAGATAGAAAGCTATTCTGAAAGCACCCTTGATGTGTTAACTTCCTATAGAGCTTCCACGTCCAAACCATCTGGTGTAATTCCTCCACTGCCTGCTGGGACTCAAAACATTTTGCCATACATAGAATCCTTCTTTGTAGTTTGTGAGAAATTGCATCCTGGGCAGCCAGGCCCTGGTAACGACTTCAGCGTTGCTGCAGTTTCTGAGGTTGATGATGCCAGTACATCTGCTAGCCTGCAGAAAACCTCAACTCCCATTGTGAAAGTGGATGAGAAACATGTTGCTTTCATGAAATTCTCTGAGAAACATAGGAAGTTGCTAAATGCTTTCATCCGTCAAAATCCTGGTTTACTTGAAAAGTCTTTCTCGCTGATGCTGAAGGTTCCTCGCTTTATTGATTTTGACAACAAACGTGCTCACTTCAGGTCAAAGATTAAGCATCAACATGATCATCATCACAATCCTCTAAGAATTTCTGTAAGAAGAGCATACATTCTTGAAGATTCATATAACCAGCTTCGCATGCGGTCAACTCAAGATTTGAAGGGTAGATTGACTGTTCATTTTCAAGGAGAGGAAGGAATTGATGCTGGTGGACTCACAAGGGAATGGTATCAATTGCTTTCGAGGGTTATTTTTGACAAGGGAGCACTGCTATTTACAACAGTGGGCAATGAATCAACCTTTCAACCCAACCCCAACTCTGTTTACCAAACAGAACATCTTTCATATTTCAAGTTTGTTGGGCGAGTG GTTGGCAAAGCACTTTTTGATGGTCAATTATTGGATGTCCATTTTACTCGATCCTTCTACAAGCACATTTTAGGGGCTAAGGTGACATATCATGATATTGAGGCCATTGATCCTGATTACTTTAAGAACCTAAAGTGGATGCTCGAG AATGATATAAGTGATGTTCTCGACCTTACTTTCAGCATTGATGCAGATGAGGAGAAACTGATATTATACGAAAGAACAGAA GTAACTGACTACGAACTGATTCCTGGAGGGCAAAACATAAAAGTTACAGAAGAAAATAAGCACCAGTACGTTGATTTAGTTGCTGAGCATCGATTAACAACTGCTATTCGTCCTCAGATAAATGCCTTTCTGGAAGGATTCTCTGAATTAATTCCTAGGGAATTAATATCCATATTCAATGACAAGGAACTGGAACTATTGATCAGTGGGCTTCCAGATATTGACT TGGATGACATGAGGGCAAATACTGAATATTCTGGTTACAGTCCTGGATCTCCTGTGATACAGTGGTTTTGGGAGGTTGTCCAAGCTCTTAGTAAGGAGGATAAGGCTCGTCTGTTGCAGTTTGTGACCGGCACCTCAAAG GTACCTTTAGAAGGTTTTAGTGCACTTCAGGGGATTTCAGGCTCACAGAAGTTCCAGATACACAAAGCGTATGGAAGCCCTGATCACTTGCCATCTGCACATACCTG TTTCAATCAGTTGGATTTACCAGAGTATCCCTCTAAGCAACATCTTGAAGAGAGATTGCTTCTTGCGATTCACGAAGCGAACGAGGGATTTGGTTTTGGTTAA